In Rosa chinensis cultivar Old Blush chromosome 1, RchiOBHm-V2, whole genome shotgun sequence, a genomic segment contains:
- the LOC112181984 gene encoding F-box protein CPR1, giving the protein MSDFFPEEIIEKILLRLPIKSLIKFTAVCKSWSSLIKTSTFVQSHLCTTIDSNNQNDAHLLLLSAYSRSYSYPAKESISNEHHWLRWDSPEFGKYSKLSNPFPFFTYENQRRDLRVFGTCNGLVCLESFDPCTRDCSPALIWNPSIRKIVMLPTPPACLTSTEYHNYRKYTSHGFGYDSHSNDYKVLRVVSLSDDHSNLSRFTTVVQVYSLARGSWKRLCASVVPVDLQAGGSERPDFVNGCLHMLEIRLSVYYDDDHQEHRKCGGDSFIAYFNLATEVFGEIMIPEALRKDECSISRYGESLALIKNKCYNLDDPANCGCDIWVMKEYGVAESWTFLYSIVMVQATIFGFKRCGEVVLEETNVLRLRRMLSLDPKSGQVKVFGTEYCTYYFMDSFVESIVLLDHAKAISYQGEIKI; this is encoded by the exons ATGTCTGATTTCTTTCCGGAAGAAATCATAGAGAAAATCCTCTTGAGGCTGCCCATCAAATCCCTAATCAAATTCACAGCAGTTTGCAAATCATGGTCGTCACTGATCAAAACCTCTACCTTCGTTCAATCCCATCTCTGCACCACCATCGATTCCAACAACCAAAACGACgctcacctcctcctcctcagcgCTTACTCGCGATCGTACTCGTACCCCGCCAAAGAAAGCATCTCCAATGAGCATCACTGGTTGCGTTGGGATAGCCCTGAATTCGGTAAGTACTCCAAGCTTTCAAATCCATTCCCTTTCTTCACGTACGAAAACCAACGTCGGGATCTGCGTGTTTTCGGTACCTGTAACGGGCTCGTATGCCTGGAGAGTTTTGACCCCTGCACCAGGGATTGTTCTCCCGCTTTAATCTGGAATCCTTCTATCCGAAAGATTGTGATGTTGCCTACACCACCTGCTTGTCTTACCTCTACCGAATACCACAATTACCGAAAGTACACATCCCATGGCTTTGGCTATGATTCACATTCTAACGACTATAAGGTTTTGAGAGTTGTGAGTCTTTCTGATGATCATTCAAACTTGTCCCGATTCACCACCGTGGTTCAGGTTTACTCCTTGGCCAGGGGCTCCTGGAAGAGACTTTGTGCTTCTGTTGTTCCGGTGGATTTGCAGGCCGGTGGTTCGGAACGTCCTGATTTTGTTAATGGCTGTTTGCATATGCTTGAAATACGTTTAAGTGTGTATTACGATGACGATCACCAGGAACACCGCAAGTGTGGTGGAGACTCGTTTATTGCCTACTTTAATCTGGCCACTGAAGTATTTGGCGAGATAATGATACCGGAAGCTTTGCGGAAAGATGAGTGCTCTATTTCGAGATATGGGGAGTCCCTTGCCTTGATTAAGAATAAATGTTATAATTTGGATGATCCAGCTAATTGTGGTTGTGACATTTGGGTTATGAAAGAGTATGGTGTAGCAGAGTCATGGACTTTTTTGTACAGTATAGTTATGGTTCAAGCTACTATATTTGGTTTTAAAAGGTGTGGGGAAGTTGTGCTAGAGGAGACGAATGTCTTAAGACTAAGAAGAATGCTTTCGCTGGATCCTAAAAGCGGACAAGTTAAAGTTTTTGGAACCGAGTATTGTACTTACTATTTCATGGATTCTTTTGTAGAGAGTATCGTCTTGCTTGATCACGCGAAAGCCATATCTTACCAAGGAGAAATAAA AATTTAA